The Halobaculum sp. MBLA0143 genome includes a region encoding these proteins:
- a CDS encoding PGF-pre-PGF domain-containing protein, with protein sequence MRRRRLVAAVAVVAALSAMTATGAVVLDGGDSLMTPAEAVELRPADGPNGAYAGFDGDGELQVTVDSALTNGRTVLRRVFVVANTGNESVRVWLSDDSESVSFLAAGCELDRSDPCRVAGGDRFSVGVVVDADDGVAVSELTVHALVPGANDSDPNATVEQMSDGVRVTVPETGPDGSVTADVNVSGDDGNVTVESVGASTNRETALSLTVETGANRSAVDADAAPANTTGEPVGYVRVDHDTPESTFDRVTFGIAVARDRLVAMGIEPSNVRLARYHDGAWTRLPTRVVERGADVIRFRARSPGASTFAVVGVPDDQSVGRAGVPSSRVRPPEAAVSAPKTAAAGEAVVVDASGSTDNAGVVRYRWDTDGDGTVERVTGDATLRWTPDRPGVYELRVVTVDYAGLTDAATVTVDVQSNATATVTPTQTPQTTPTPTETQTPQATQTPTETQTPQATQTPTETQTPQATQTPTETQTPTETRTPTATPSSAVTPTETRTPQVTQTPSSATPTAATERPVVEPFGFPATEFGLLVGAILLVGLGAWYRSRS encoded by the coding sequence GTGAGGCGACGGCGTCTGGTGGCGGCGGTGGCCGTCGTCGCCGCGTTGTCCGCGATGACGGCGACCGGCGCCGTCGTGTTGGACGGGGGTGACAGTCTGATGACTCCCGCAGAGGCGGTCGAACTGCGGCCAGCGGACGGCCCGAACGGGGCGTACGCCGGCTTCGACGGTGACGGCGAGCTGCAGGTGACCGTCGACAGTGCGCTCACGAACGGGCGAACGGTGCTCCGACGGGTGTTCGTCGTCGCCAACACGGGCAACGAAAGCGTCCGAGTGTGGCTCTCGGACGACTCGGAGTCGGTGTCGTTCCTCGCGGCCGGCTGCGAACTCGACCGGTCGGACCCGTGTCGCGTCGCCGGCGGCGACCGGTTCTCGGTCGGCGTGGTCGTCGACGCGGACGACGGGGTCGCCGTCTCGGAGCTGACCGTCCACGCGCTCGTCCCCGGAGCCAACGACAGTGATCCGAACGCGACCGTCGAGCAGATGTCCGACGGTGTCCGGGTGACCGTCCCAGAGACGGGCCCCGACGGATCCGTCACTGCTGACGTGAACGTCTCGGGTGACGACGGCAACGTGACGGTGGAGTCCGTGGGCGCCAGCACGAACCGCGAGACGGCGTTGTCACTGACGGTCGAGACCGGGGCGAACCGGTCTGCGGTGGACGCGGACGCAGCGCCGGCGAACACGACCGGCGAGCCGGTCGGCTACGTCCGCGTCGACCACGACACTCCCGAGTCGACGTTCGACCGCGTGACGTTCGGCATCGCCGTCGCCCGCGATCGGCTGGTGGCGATGGGAATCGAGCCGAGCAACGTCCGGCTGGCTCGGTACCACGACGGTGCCTGGACTCGCCTGCCGACGCGAGTCGTCGAGCGCGGGGCGGACGTGATCCGGTTCCGGGCTCGCTCGCCCGGGGCCTCGACGTTCGCGGTCGTTGGAGTCCCCGACGACCAGTCGGTAGGGAGGGCCGGTGTCCCGTCGAGTCGGGTCCGTCCCCCGGAGGCGGCGGTGTCGGCACCGAAGACGGCGGCCGCCGGCGAAGCCGTCGTCGTCGACGCGAGCGGGTCGACGGACAACGCCGGCGTCGTGCGTTACCGTTGGGACACGGACGGCGACGGGACGGTGGAACGCGTGACGGGTGACGCGACGCTTCGGTGGACCCCGGATCGGCCGGGCGTCTACGAACTGCGGGTCGTCACCGTCGACTACGCCGGGCTGACCGACGCCGCGACGGTCACCGTCGACGTGCAGTCGAACGCGACGGCGACAGTGACCCCGACGCAGACACCCCAGACGACACCCACGCCGACGGAGACGCAGACGCCGCAGGCGACCCAGACGCCGACCGAGACCCAGACGCCGCAGGCGACCCAGACGCCGACCGAGACCCAGACGCCGCAGGCGACCCAGACGCCGACCGAGACACAGACGCCGACCGAGACCCGAACACCGACTGCCACACCCTCGTCGGCGGTGACACCGACGGAAACCCGGACACCACAGGTCACCCAGACCCCCTCGTCGGCGACGCCGACTGCCGCGACGGAGCGACCGGTCGTAGAGCCGTTCGGGTTCCCGGCGACGGAGTTCGGACTCCTGGTCGGCGCTATCTTACTGGTCGGCCTGGGGGCGTGGTACCGTTCGCGGTCGTGA